The Humulus lupulus chromosome 4, drHumLupu1.1, whole genome shotgun sequence genome has a window encoding:
- the LOC133833165 gene encoding uncharacterized protein LOC133833165, translating to MDLEMNNAAPTQPTHPRPSHSHMPRDGSGSSFQPMGFQHQQSQQTPLSFQQLLQQPPIHSSASLTPEHMIQFQQYQMFQSFFQMMSQSPNSSQVMMQMMTQSPQTSQVSQSRTPQMMPTQQMSQMPHTFQMMLIPQGQQYGQQTSSMMPTSHGQQTSPMMPTPHGQQTSPMMPSSQVLPYYPQMPNVPQQQIPRNASDDDDDDATTNFF from the coding sequence ATGGATCTTGAGATGAATAATGCAGCTCCAACGCAACCAACGCATCCACGGCCATCTCATTCTCATATGCCTAGAGATGGATCTGGTTCATCTTTTCAGCCAATGGGTTTTCAGCATCAGCAATCGCAACAGACTCCTCTTTCCTTTCAGCAACTACTACAACAACCTCCTATTCATTCGTCTGCATCTTTAACCCCTGAACACATGATTCAATTTCAACAATATCAGATGTTCCAGTCATTCTTCCAGATGATGTCACAGTCGCCAAACAGTTCACAAGTAATGATGCAGATGATGACGCAATCGCCTCAGACGTCTCAAGTTTCTCAGTCACGGACGCCACAAATGATGCCGACACAACAAATGTCTCAGATGCCGCATACTTTTCAGATGATGCTGATACCACAAGGGCAGCAATATGGGCAGCAAACATCATCGATGATGCCTACATCACATGGGCAGCAAACATCGCCAATGATGCCTACACCACATGGGCAGCAAACATCGCCGATGATGCCAAGTTCGCAGGTGCTGCCCTACTACCCACAGATGCCAAATGTTCCTCAACAACAAATTCCGAGAAATGCTAGTGATGATGACGATGACGATGCTACTACAAatttcttttag